Part of the uncultured Desulfobacter sp. genome, GATGAAGATGCCTTAAAAAAGCTGACACCCGATGAGCTGATCGACTATTTCAAAAAACGGCTCCAGGACCAGGACGGGCGCCATGACGGCGGGAGTAAGTGGATCGGCACCGGCGGCATCTCACCGGTGGGCCATTCCGGGTATCATCCCGGCGGCATGCGCGTGGGCGGTGTTTCCCGGAACAAATCTGCGGTGAAGGTGGCCAATGAACGCAGATACAAAGATTACTCCACCCGGGGCCCCCTGACCCAGGCAAAAATCGGTGAGGCATTGAAACGGCTGCGCAACATGATTCCCGCAGGACCCAAGGATGTGATCAATGTGGATGAGACCATCCGGGCGACCCTGCGCAACGGCGGGGAAATCGAGCTCTTTTTTGACCGGGCCATGAAGGACAGGCTCAAGATCATCCTTGCCATTGATAACGGCGGATGGTCCATGGATCCCCATATCCAGGTGGTCCAGACCCTGTTCAACTACGCACGTGCCCAGTTCAAGGAGGTGAAAACCTACTTTTTTCACAACACCATCTACGATTATGTATGGGAAGACCCGTCCCGGTATAAAAAGCCCAAAAACATCATGGACTTTGCCCGGCTGGACCCGGAAACCCGACTCATTGTTGTGGGGGATGCCAGCATGGCGCCCTATGAACTGCTGGCCCATAACGGCGCCATCCATATCATGGACCGCAGCGGACGACCGAGCATTGAGCAGCTCAAATTCCTGACCGAAACATTTAAGAATGCCGTCTGGCTCAATCCGGTATCACAACAGATGTGGCACTACACCCACACCATCATGGCCATTGCCCAGATTTTTCCCATGTACGAACTGTCCCTGGACGGACTGGAAAAAGCAGTCACAAAATTAATGGAAAAAGCATAATTCGTTTGGGCAAGAAGTCACCCAGACGAAAGGCCCCTTTCAAAGACTATTTATCCGGCCACGCCGGATCTGACGGTATATCGTATAAATTCAGCGTATTTTTAAATATGGCAGCGGCCAGTTGGTCCGGGTCTTCTTTGCGCACCGTTGCAAGGCATTCCATCACGGACCGGACAAAGGCAGGTTCATTGCGCCGGTGTTTATTTTTCTGGGGTTTGGGGGTCAGATAGGGGGCATCGGTCTCGATGAGCAGCCGGTCCCGGGGAATCAAGGGGACAATGCAGCGCAGGTACTCACCCCGCTGGAGAATGGTGAGAATCCCGGTAATGCCGATGTAATACCCCAGATCAAGGTATTTGAACATCTCCTCTTTTGTGCCGGAAAAACAGTGCACCACCCCTTTCCGGGACTTGGGGCCGTCGGATTTCAAAATCTCATAAAACCGGCCGTTGGAATCGCGTTCATGGAAGATCATCGGCAGATCCAGTTTACCGGCCAGGGCAAGCTGGGCCGAAAAACAGGCCTCCTGGTCTTCCCGGGGTGAAAACATGCGGTTGAAATCCAGCCCGGTTTCCCCCCAGGCCTTGATGCAGTCATGGGTCAGGACCAGTTGCCGAAGCTCATTGAGCACCTGGGCGGAACATTGCACCGCATCATGGGGGTGAATCCCCACAGAGGTGTAAACATGGTCAAACCGGGATGCGATACCTATGGCCTTTCGGGAGGTGACCCGGTCAATGCCCACCACCATGGTTGCCAGCACACCTTCCCGGCGCGCCCGGTCCAGGACCTGCGCCAGATCCTTATCGTAGCATTTATCGTCAATGTGGCAATGGGAGTCAAAAAGAATCATTCATCTATATCCTATGGCTTCTTCCCTTTTTCTCGGCCCGGCAAACACGGCAAACTTTAATTTGACCCAACGCAACCAGGCCGTCAAAAATTGAAGCCTTCACTGATTTGGAAGAAGCCGGTTTACGGGGTCAGTGAAGGCTTTGTGTAAGAAAAACTGTTTGCAGCACTCCTTGACACAGGCGGTTTATATCAGTAAATTTAATGTCAGTCAATTATTCCCCAAAGACCACAAGGCAAATCATATATGAGGGCAAACAGCGGTAAATCAAATATTATCAGGCTGTTTAATGTAACCAAACGCTATGGCAGCAAGCTGGCCCTAAATGACATCACCCTTGATATTGAGGCCGGTGAGTTCATTTTTATTTCCGGGCCTTCCGGAGCCGGTAAATCCACGCTGCTCAAAGTTTTATACCTGGCCGAACGGGTATCCGAAGGCCAAATTCTCATTGACGGCATGAATCTGGCGCGGATTTCATCCACAAAACTGCCGTTTTTGCGCCGCCGTTTCGGCATGGTGTTCCAGGATTTCAAGCTGATTCCCAGCCGTACGGTGTTTGAAAATGTCGCCCTGGTGCTCAAGGTTGCCGGAGAAAAGCCGTCCTATATAAAAAGAAAGGTCATGCACGTACTCAGGGTCACGGGCATGGATAAAAAAGCCAATCATCTGCCGCCCACCCTGTCGGGCGGAGAGCAGCAACGGGTTGCCGTGGCCAGGGCGGTGGTGGGAGAACCAGCCATTATCCTCGCCGATGAACCCACGGGCAGCCTGGACAACGAATCGGCCCAGCGCGTGCTTGATCTGCTTTTGGGATATCATCAGAACGGGGCCACCATTCTCATGGCCAGCCATAACATTGAGCAGATGAACCGATTCAACAAAGGACGAAATATCGCCCTGGAAGACGGAACCCTTAAAGGAATATCAACCATTCTATGCTAAGAGACACAAACAAAAATGCGATTGCGATATGATGCGATTTTCGGGTAAAGCATTGACGGATATCCGGTCCAACCGGTTTTTAAATATCATCACCATCATGACCATCGCCCTTTCCATTCTCCTGGTATCGGTTTTCATGCTTTTTTTTGAAAACGCAAGCCGGGTCCTTTCCTCCTGGAATCAGGGCGGACGGGCCATGGTTTACCTGAACGAATCATTTACCGAGGCCATGCTGCCCAATGTCAAAGAACAACTGACATCTTTGGGCGGTATCGAAGAAATGACATTTATCCCCAAAGCCCAGGCCCTGGAACGGCTAAAAAAAGAGCTGGGGTCCAAAACCCAATTTCTTTCAACCCTCCAGGAGAATCCCCTTCCCGACGCCATTGAAATCACCATGACCGCCCATTCAAATTTTGGTCAGATTCAAAGGGCCGCCGACCGGATTGAGGCCCTGGACATCGTAGACAGCGTAGAGTACGGACAGGGATGGCTGGGCCGCTTCTTCAAACTGTTCAATCTTTTCAAAATGACGGGATATACCATGAGCGGCATGTTTTTAATGATTGCCCTGTTCATCACGGCGAACACCGTGCGCCTGGCCTTTTATGCACGGCAGACGGAAATAGAGATCATGCGACTGGTGGGTGCCACCGACAGCTTTATCAAAACACCGTTTTACGTTGAAGGGCTTCTCCAGGGATTTATGGGCGGGGTCCTGGGTATCATCATACTTTTATCCGGCTACCAGACGCTCTCTTCGGGCATTTCCCAAAGCCTGGGTGCCTATGTCTATCTGGATATTCATTTTCTCTCCTGGCCGGCCATGGCAATCATTTTATTTTCCAGCACCTTTTTAGGTTGGTTCGGATGTTTCATTTCACTGAAGCAGATTTTAAAATAAAGCCGCTCGTTTTTGCCTGCATAACGGTTGTTGCCATTCTGTTGAGCCAGGCAGCAGGCCCGGGCTATGCACAGATTCTGTACAAAGGCAAAATTAATGCAGGCAAACTCAACGTCCGTTCGGCCCCGGACAACAACTCCTCGGTGGTGGTGGTGCTCAACAAAGGAGAACGGGTTGATGTGCTTGAAATGCAAGGCGGTGTCGGCGGGTGGCTGACGGTGGAATACAGAGGCATCAAGGGATATATCAGAAACCGCAGCCGCTACATTCTTTTAAAACAGGCACCCACGTCCCCCGAACAAACTCCGTCCGGTACAAATCAATCCAGACAAGCCGCCATCGAAAGGCAGCTCCGGGACGAAAACCGGAAAGTCAAAAAATTCTCCCGGCAGGAGGTGCAGATCCTTGACGGACTGAACGAAATAGATAAAGCCCTGAACCGCGCCCGG contains:
- the ftsX gene encoding permease-like cell division protein FtsX; translation: MMRFSGKALTDIRSNRFLNIITIMTIALSILLVSVFMLFFENASRVLSSWNQGGRAMVYLNESFTEAMLPNVKEQLTSLGGIEEMTFIPKAQALERLKKELGSKTQFLSTLQENPLPDAIEITMTAHSNFGQIQRAADRIEALDIVDSVEYGQGWLGRFFKLFNLFKMTGYTMSGMFLMIALFITANTVRLAFYARQTEIEIMRLVGATDSFIKTPFYVEGLLQGFMGGVLGIIILLSGYQTLSSGISQSLGAYVYLDIHFLSWPAMAIILFSSTFLGWFGCFISLKQILK
- the ftsE gene encoding cell division ATP-binding protein FtsE; its protein translation is MRANSGKSNIIRLFNVTKRYGSKLALNDITLDIEAGEFIFISGPSGAGKSTLLKVLYLAERVSEGQILIDGMNLARISSTKLPFLRRRFGMVFQDFKLIPSRTVFENVALVLKVAGEKPSYIKRKVMHVLRVTGMDKKANHLPPTLSGGEQQRVAVARAVVGEPAIILADEPTGSLDNESAQRVLDLLLGYHQNGATILMASHNIEQMNRFNKGRNIALEDGTLKGISTILC
- a CDS encoding TatD family hydrolase, with the translated sequence MILFDSHCHIDDKCYDKDLAQVLDRARREGVLATMVVGIDRVTSRKAIGIASRFDHVYTSVGIHPHDAVQCSAQVLNELRQLVLTHDCIKAWGETGLDFNRMFSPREDQEACFSAQLALAGKLDLPMIFHERDSNGRFYEILKSDGPKSRKGVVHCFSGTKEEMFKYLDLGYYIGITGILTILQRGEYLRCIVPLIPRDRLLIETDAPYLTPKPQKNKHRRNEPAFVRSVMECLATVRKEDPDQLAAAIFKNTLNLYDIPSDPAWPDK